The Cygnus olor isolate bCygOlo1 chromosome 19, bCygOlo1.pri.v2, whole genome shotgun sequence DNA window CCAACACCAGGAATTTGCAGGAACCTCCTACCCAGCCCCTCTGAGCAGGGTGCCTGATGCCAGCTGAACAGGCCCCAAGTGACAGCCATGGTCTGGTCCATATCGGTCCCTCTCAGGGCCGTGCCCGTTCGTCACGTATCGTGCTGTGAGCCTCGGCCGTAGCTGTTGTGGGGCCCTATTCAGCAAGAGCAGCTCCGTGCAGGGTCTACGTGTGCCTGGGCAGGATCTGGGCCCTGCTTCCCTGGAGGCAGCCCCACTGAAGCGACGTTTCCTGCTTCACGCTGGGAGTCGCGCCACGTAGCTTCTTGCAAGCTTTTGGCatttctgctcttcccagcTGTGTTTTGCAGGATCCAGGTCTGCACCACGCAGGTGTCGCTCACAGGCTTTGTTCCTGGATGTTTCCATTTGCATTTCCTTGGACTAAAATGTAGTTTGAATGGACCCAACTAACCAGTTGGCCTGGTTGCTCTCCAACATTATCCTGTCTTTGTTATTGTCCTCCCCTCGCCAGCCTTTACGTCACCCACAAACGTTTGCGGCCAGGAGCTTGCCTCTGCTGCTCGCTGGTGAAATGCTGAAGAACCTGGCCACAAGAAGCACCTTGTGCTGATaactcttcctcctgctgtaGGGCTGTCCAATCCTCAAATCCTTCGTTGTATACTTCCATGAGTACTGTGTGGCGTTCTTTAAGCACAATATTTCACCCAACCGAGGCCAAAGAgctcccagcagtgctgcatcTGTGGGTTTGCCCTTAGTGAACTCAGAGCCTGAAGGATGTTTCTCAAGGTCTGTTTTTGATAAAACCTTTTTGATGGGCACAAAGTACATTGCTGCTTCCTCTCAGCTGAGTCCTGTGTTGGATAGTTCCTGGAAGTGAGGCTGCACTCGGCTGATGGGGATGTGAACCATGGAGCTGCAGGGTGGCTGTGGCCATGGTGAGGGGTTATGGCACAGGCTGATAACAAAGAGCTAGTAAGGATTTCTCAAGTacaaaatgacttattttttttcctttgatggAATAACTGGTTTGTTGGATGAACAAAGTgtaggtaaaatattttcattaataatgtaAGAAATATAAAGACAAACCTGCTTTAAAATTTGCACAATAGATTGAAAAATCAATTCCatcaaggatttatttttagtctGTTGCTAGCCTGGGCAGCACTTGATAGTACTGTTATATAGAGagtgtgcatatgtatataaaattttatGAAGTTATATACCATATATATGCTTTATAACAAGattaaaagcagatttcaaaCCCAAGCACCAGTCAGAAGCCTTACACCTGTGCAGAAAGGGGCAAAATCTGCTCCTTGCTAAGAGCTGGGACCAGTGGCTTCCCACGGGGGCCTCTGCAGCCGCAGCCAGCGCTGGCCGAGCGTCTCTGCAGATGTCCCCCAGAACAGGGCAGTGGTGGTCAGAGGGCTGAGAGGAATGACCTATAGgaacaaaaatggaaagaatttggtttgtttaaaaacaaacaaacaaaaaaaagtcaggcaTAGTAACAGTTTTCCAATTAGGAAGAGGTTGTTGTGGGGTGTAAGAGCAATCATCTTATCAcgaaggagggagaaagaggcGTGGCGCTGAGCAAAGCGTGTTAGGCAGCGCTGGGGCTGGAGGTGTCTGACAGGCCGGGGGAGCCATGTCATGGGATATTTTTAAGGGAAAGCGAGACAAAAGCTGCCAACTCGGCCATCCCTGGTTCATCGCGCAGACGCTCAGCACACACTGGCCATGGGATTTTTTCCAGCCGGCGTCAGCAGCCCTGTCCTGGCCGAGCAGCCCTGATGCCGGTGTAGGAATTCCTTGTCGGGCAGGGGGGCTGTTAGGGGTGCACGGGCGCAGTGAAGGATGTGGgcttttttccttgctatttATAACTTGGCTGGTGATATTTTGCAGCTTGGGCATGGTCTAGATCAAACATTAAACAACTGAACCGATCCTTGCATAGTCTGTGCACAGCAGTTTGTCGGCTGGGGCTGACGGGCTTGTGCATTGGAGCCTGAGATGCTTTGGGTCCCCAttcccctcccctgctccagaGGAGCTGGTTGGGGCCAAGGGCAGGTGCAATGGCGATGCTCTGGCCTCTCCTTCCCCATGCTCTGGTTCTGCCCCGCAGGGTACTTTCCCCACGAGAGATCTGGGGCCATGACGAACTTTCCTGAACCGGTGGTTGGACCAAAGCCTCCCCCGCCAGGGCcggcagaggagcagctgctgctgacgCACATGGATCCCATGCCCTCTCACGACCCCAGCGAGCGTGCCCTAAGTGTGCAGCCGGAATACGAGTACCCACCGAGGGTGGCACGCCGTCCTGCCGTGCCTTGGAGGCCATCGGAGGGGCAGGAGTGGCGATTACCTGAGCTGACCACATCTCGTGGGCTTGGCAGCACGCCAGCAGGACTCAGGCAGGTGAGCggccctgggggggggtgggaggcatggggagggcgggggggctTGGGCTTGCTGTGCTAGGAGGACAGGGAGCCGACAGGGAGCACACATAGCAGGGATGGTGAGGACCAAACGTTGAAATTGTTGGGAAATATCAAACTTGCAAGAGCATTTCTAGCAGTAGCCAATCTACATCATCATGAAATTGTTGTAATGGGTAATTACTCCTAATCACAAAGGCATAATTTCTCACTCACATGCATTTTAGCTTCAAATCCCAGTTGTCAGATCTTGTGCCACACAAACCAGCCCTCCTGCGCTGGGCTCGTGGACCTCCTCCCACAGAGCAGTGTGCGCTCAGGGCACCTTTGGCCAGCGCCATCTTCCTGatcccctgccttccccagctcaCCCAAATTTTCTACCTTCATTCCTCTCTTTGAAACACAGGCATTAGGATTTGACTCAATTACTCTGGGACAACAGGTTTGCTCCCCTtactgctgctggagcaggagatgCTATTTGTTGTGGGGCAGTCAGCCAGGGCTGTGCAAATCCCCTGAGGGCAGAGATTAGAGATTTGACGTATCAAAGTCAAAAGCTGCCTCGGATATAAAGTCCGAGAAGGTTCCTCCCAGCGCCTTGCTCTGAGAGGCAGCCCAAGGAACAGGTTTCCAAAGGACCTCAGCCCCGAAAGCCCCCCTTGGTCTCCCGTGGGTATTTTGCAAACCCTGTGCACGCAGAGCACGCCTGGTaatttggcagcagcagaaattctTGCAGTAGCTCTTAGTGGAAAGCCAGGGAGAAATGGAAATGGCAGCTGTGATTACTGGGTTCTGGCAGCAATTTAAGTGCTGGAGTCAAAGGAGGAAGCAGGTTTTActggtgtttattttatttctgcttttattttgagcCTGTAAAAATCGAAGGTGTGACTCTGCCAGGAGTGACTGAAGCTGCGGATGTAGAGAGAAATGATCAGCTACCAAAGCTGGATGTACCGAATGTGATCCAGCAGAAAGTCATTTCAGGTAAAAGAGAGGGCGGCCGTGTGCAGCACGAGTCCCCGGTAGGAGGAATCGCATCGCCTTTAGCTCCTGTGGGAAACAGGAGCTGCGTTGGCCACTTGTCCCCATGTGTCTGAACACTTCAGGGTGGAAAATGCCCCCACTCCCCTGCTCCTCTCAGCACAAAGGCGTTTCTTTGGGACGTGCAGGACGTGGGCTCTGcactctctgcagcagcctgactGGTGTCTGCTACCCCCGAGGTAGTGATTTCTCTCCTAGGAACGTAAGAGGCTTTCCTGAATAACCAAAGCAACAAATAGTGTTGCACTGCACCTCACAAAGGTACAGAGCTCTTTCTGACAAGGCGTTGTGCTCCCTAACTTCTCACGGACCATAGCGACTACCATGAATGCATGGCGAAATATTTCAGACAGGGCGAAAGAGGGAAGGCCAAGCACTGCTAGTCTAGGAAGCAGTAGGCAAATTCCTCTCTCCAAAGCATTCCCCTGAAGAGAGGGAATTCTGGCTTCTTTTAGGTTGCACTTCTCTCTCCACTTCAtctcattttaacattttatgtaGTTTCTCTTTTATAACTGGTGAAAAATTGTTGGATAGGAAGGGTAAATGAGGAAGAGAGGTTGGAGACCTGGTTGTTAGCCCTTGCATATGGATGAAACTGGGTGAGAACATGGCAGAgctgttgttttaaagaaaagactgcaagaaaatgaaatgtttctgccATACCTCATAAAGATCCCTGAATGGTTTAGCCCATTGAGTTTTCCCAGGGGATCATAACAATGACTGTCTCAGAATAAATCTTACATCCAATTTAAATGGATGAATTTAagtgaaatttttctttcctatactCTGCCAAGATTTTATATTTGTCCTAGCTTCTTCCATTTCCAGCGTGATGGATACTTACACGATTATGTATGTTCTCTCGTGTCTCCATCCAAAGGGTACACCGGATACATACCCCGCTTCACCTGGATTACTGGTGTTAGCTACTTGCAGGGCGTGAAGGAAGCCATGGCTGAATTTGACAGACATCAGGTAGATTGCATGCACAAATCTTATTTCAATGATATAACGTTGGTCTTGAGTCATCTGCAGCACCACAAGCAGTTGCATTTGCTGTAGCAGTATTGGAGCTGGGGTTATAAgtacaagcaaaataaaacgCTATTAGGTAACACGTTGAAAAAATCATGAGCAATTAAATTCTGTAACTTAATGTCCCAAGGAAACAAGGGAGGATAAATGAGTTCATAAAAGGATTAAGCAAATCTATTGAGGGTTGGTTTAAGGGTGGCTATTAAAAATGCTGCTCTGGGTGCACAAATGCAGGATCCAGCTATCTGCACTCCCCTTATGCAATATATCCTCTGGTACCTGGATGGCAGTGCTGGACGGCTTCCTGGGCTTCTTGGATGGATATTCCTCCCTTTCAAGTGTTGTAGAGATTTTTCCTTTACTAACGTAACTTGTCTTAAAAGGATTTAGATCTTGTCATTTCCTGTGTCTGTCCCAAAAAGCGGAGAAATATCcctattgaaaaaaatctcctaTTTTGCCCCCTTGCTGTAAGATTTCCCCCCCCATAAAGCCATATGACCCTCCTACATGGGAAAACGAGATCCCTCCCACCCCAATTAGCAGATTGCATCCAAAGCCACACGTTTCTTCCTGCTACCAGAATGATGTGAGAGCCCCGGGATGCTGCAGCACCGATGGGCGAGTGCCGGTGAGCACTGATGGTCTTGGTGACAGCTCCTTTTAAAAGCAGGCTGCAAAATTTTTTGCCCTTTCTGCTGACCAGGATTCACTGTGGTGCCTTTGTCCCAGAGTGTGGGGGTCAGATGTGGGAAAAAGACCCCCTGGCTGGGAAGAAATGGCTCCGTGGGGACAGCGGCGGGGCTGTCGGGATCAGGATGCTCGGCAGCATCCTGATGCTTTGGCTGAAATGTGTTTCCTTatcctttccttctgcagttaatagaaacagaaataaagcaaagagaacaaaaagcagaCGTTATCAAAACCGAAAGTGCTGCTTGCAAATCACTTCTGccctgatttttttaagaaatatgtgCCAGTGAAGGAGGTGTTTCTCCATTGCAGGAGTTAGAAAATTTCAGGCTTGCAGAGGTTTTTTGCAGTGCAGGAGGCACTGATGGAATGAATGTAagcacactaaaaaaaaaaaatcactccacATTTCTATCTAAGATGGCTTCTGCCTTCAAGCCACTAATCTTCTGCCCTAAATCTCTGTTGCCCTAGGTTACGTGCTAGGATGCGCCATGGATCGTTTCTTACTGGCTGCATCGGGCAAAATAATGCAATCCTCTCGCTTCAGCGCTGCtctg harbors:
- the FAM166A gene encoding protein FAM166A; the encoded protein is MTASRESNLFPPDPHHVSGYEGFVPQYNYQFGETYGKTTYRLLTDPHVRKSPRSMLVPLCKQRFIEDFSGMQGGLQPYLPGHPGYFPHERSGAMTNFPEPVVGPKPPPPGPAEEQLLLTHMDPMPSHDPSERALSVQPEYEYPPRVARRPAVPWRPSEGQEWRLPELTTSRGLGSTPAGLRQPVKIEGVTLPGVTEAADVERNDQLPKLDVPNVIQQKVISGYTGYIPRFTWITGVSYLQGVKEAMAEFDRHQFLQRYPIHSFGKRFPQTYWPNNRIYTGAGLIPSYTGFVPHLRHTYALTFGNGTRKAYRKEQRRRACAL